A genomic region of Mycobacterium senriense contains the following coding sequences:
- a CDS encoding mycofactocin-coupled SDR family oxidoreductase yields the protein MTGRVEGKVALITGAARGQGRSHALRLADEGADIIALDIAAQVESAPYPLATPADLDETAREIKARGRRVVARQVDVRDGEALTAAVGEGVSELGRLDIVSANAGILSVGPSFELTEQTWTEMIDINLSGSWRTTKAAIPHMIAAGNGGSIVLTSSIAGLIAQPGLAHYVSAKHGVVGLMKTLALELAPFNIRVNSVHPTNVDTDMIQNEPTYRVFLPDDPNPTREKFAVPATEMNALAIPWIESIDVTNAVLFLASDEARYITGVSLPIDAGASIK from the coding sequence ATGACCGGACGCGTCGAGGGCAAGGTCGCACTGATCACCGGCGCCGCCCGCGGGCAGGGGCGCAGCCACGCCCTGCGGTTGGCCGACGAGGGCGCCGACATCATCGCGCTCGACATCGCCGCCCAGGTTGAGTCTGCGCCCTACCCGTTGGCCACTCCTGCTGATCTGGACGAGACCGCCCGCGAGATCAAAGCTCGAGGCCGACGCGTGGTCGCTCGCCAGGTCGACGTTCGCGACGGCGAGGCGTTGACAGCGGCAGTCGGCGAGGGGGTGAGCGAACTCGGCCGTCTGGACATCGTGTCCGCGAACGCCGGCATCCTTTCTGTCGGTCCGTCATTCGAACTGACGGAGCAGACCTGGACAGAGATGATCGACATCAATCTCAGCGGATCGTGGCGGACCACCAAGGCGGCCATTCCGCACATGATCGCTGCCGGAAACGGTGGATCCATCGTGCTGACCAGTAGCATCGCTGGCCTGATCGCCCAACCCGGACTAGCGCATTATGTGTCGGCCAAGCACGGCGTCGTTGGGTTGATGAAGACACTGGCACTTGAGTTGGCGCCGTTCAACATTCGGGTCAACAGCGTCCACCCGACCAATGTCGACACCGACATGATCCAGAATGAGCCGACATACCGCGTATTCCTCCCCGATGACCCGAATCCCACCCGGGAGAAGTTCGCGGTACCGGCTACCGAGATGAACGCACTGGCCATTCCGTGGATCGAAAGTATCGACGTCACCAATGCGGTGCTGTTTTTGGCCAGCGATGAAGCTCGCTACATCACGGGGGTGTCGCTGCCGATCGACGCCGGTGCCTCCATCAAGTGA
- a CDS encoding SRPBCC family protein, which translates to MSLAYVSTIIESDVDTVWSVIGDFHGLPAWVTMVRSNTPENGAGPGAVGSVRNLTLEPGGGTARERLVRYDAPARSYSYDFADEIPFPVSTYRGTIRVLPVTDSNTTFLEWYGEFDCEPAVLETMTATFRAIYSQFIEDLRQHLKDRDLSVPQA; encoded by the coding sequence ATGAGCCTTGCCTACGTCAGCACCATCATCGAAAGCGACGTCGACACCGTGTGGTCGGTGATCGGCGACTTCCACGGGTTGCCCGCTTGGGTCACGATGGTTCGGTCCAACACGCCCGAGAACGGTGCCGGACCGGGCGCGGTGGGTTCGGTGCGCAACCTCACGCTGGAGCCCGGCGGCGGCACCGCCCGCGAACGGCTGGTGCGCTATGACGCACCCGCCCGCAGCTATTCCTACGACTTCGCCGACGAGATACCTTTTCCGGTGTCTACCTACCGCGGCACCATTCGCGTGCTGCCAGTGACCGACTCGAACACCACGTTTCTCGAGTGGTACGGCGAGTTCGACTGCGAGCCAGCTGTTCTCGAGACGATGACCGCGACCTTCCGGGCGATCTACTCGCAATTCATCGAAGATCTGCGCCAACACCTGAAAGACCGCGATTTGAGCGTCCCCCAAGCATGA
- a CDS encoding TetR/AcrR family transcriptional regulator, which translates to MTQPGARRGPGRPLGADGAETRLKILHSAREVFSTIGFDRASLRQIAEEAGFTRNAIANYYPSKIELYRAALASVHEVVISEILGPALCQTGSIDRRIVAVFDRAVATIRIDQTFVRFFVTSTADAIHHPDLRDQAMQPLVAVREHFAAALAAAQRDGEVDAGIDTEATTQVLVDLLWGLAVDAGFYSDQHRTRRTLEALERIVVALT; encoded by the coding sequence ATGACTCAACCTGGCGCTCGCCGCGGACCCGGCCGTCCGTTGGGCGCCGACGGAGCCGAAACCCGGCTCAAGATTCTGCACAGTGCCCGAGAAGTGTTCAGCACCATAGGATTCGACCGTGCCAGCCTTCGGCAGATCGCCGAGGAAGCCGGCTTCACCCGCAACGCGATCGCCAACTATTACCCGAGCAAGATCGAGTTGTACCGGGCCGCTTTGGCATCCGTGCACGAGGTGGTGATCTCGGAGATCCTCGGCCCGGCGCTGTGCCAGACCGGCTCGATCGACCGCCGGATCGTGGCGGTCTTCGACCGTGCGGTGGCGACCATCCGGATTGACCAGACCTTCGTGCGCTTCTTCGTCACGTCGACGGCCGACGCGATCCATCACCCGGATCTGCGGGACCAGGCCATGCAGCCTCTGGTCGCGGTACGCGAGCACTTTGCTGCGGCACTGGCAGCGGCGCAACGCGACGGCGAAGTCGACGCCGGCATCGACACCGAAGCCACCACGCAGGTCCTGGTCGACCTGCTGTGGGGACTTGCCGTCGACGCCGGTTTTTACTCTGACCAACACCGGACCCGTCGAACACTGGAGGCGCTCGAGCGGATCGTCGTGGCACTCACTTGA
- a CDS encoding NAD(P)H-dependent flavin oxidoreductase, with protein MTTMWRRFQDMVGIEYPIMQDGMGPSPTTLLAAAVSAAGGLGTVSCPSIVNSSEQFLREGFRAAIEHVASSTDRPFAVNVPVGRTASGELLLVSRICIDEAIAVKREGGRTGDQLRAIVTSAGFAGEFGAAIRESGLVHMAKVGSVRHALKAAESGANVIIASGYEMGGHTHAKGVHTMVLAPQVIDALDIPVVVSGGICDGRGLAAVLAMGGAAAAMGTRFIATQEHQWHAAYKQRIVEAKEWEDVVYGGIYAPIRGLRNKGLELMEDVRKTMSPEDFQVWEEEQIRKAQREGDVVEGLMVAGQVSAAIHDIPTVADLVGRIVTQARGLLGEAGVALGEPACR; from the coding sequence ATGACGACCATGTGGCGTCGTTTTCAGGACATGGTCGGGATCGAGTACCCGATCATGCAGGACGGCATGGGCCCGTCGCCGACCACTTTGCTGGCCGCCGCGGTGTCAGCGGCCGGCGGGCTGGGCACCGTCAGCTGTCCTTCCATCGTGAACAGCTCAGAGCAGTTCCTCCGCGAGGGATTCCGCGCGGCGATCGAGCACGTGGCGTCCAGCACGGACCGTCCGTTTGCCGTCAACGTCCCGGTCGGCCGGACGGCCAGCGGCGAGCTCCTGCTGGTCAGCCGCATCTGCATCGACGAGGCCATCGCGGTCAAACGTGAAGGCGGACGGACCGGCGACCAGCTGAGGGCCATCGTCACCTCGGCCGGCTTCGCCGGTGAGTTCGGCGCAGCCATCCGGGAATCCGGCCTGGTGCACATGGCCAAGGTCGGGTCGGTCCGGCACGCGCTCAAGGCTGCCGAGAGCGGTGCCAACGTCATCATCGCCTCGGGCTACGAAATGGGGGGCCACACGCACGCCAAAGGGGTGCACACCATGGTGCTGGCCCCGCAGGTGATCGACGCGCTTGACATCCCCGTCGTGGTATCCGGCGGGATCTGCGACGGCCGCGGGCTGGCCGCGGTGCTGGCGATGGGTGGCGCCGCCGCCGCAATGGGCACCCGGTTCATCGCCACCCAGGAGCACCAGTGGCACGCGGCGTACAAACAGCGCATCGTCGAGGCGAAGGAGTGGGAGGATGTCGTTTACGGCGGCATTTACGCCCCGATCCGTGGCCTGCGCAACAAGGGTTTGGAGCTCATGGAGGACGTGCGAAAGACCATGTCTCCCGAGGACTTTCAGGTGTGGGAGGAAGAGCAGATCCGCAAGGCCCAGCGCGAGGGCGACGTGGTGGAAGGCCTGATGGTGGCCGGTCAGGTGTCCGCGGCCATACACGACATCCCGACGGTCGCCGACCTGGTCGGGCGAATCGTGACCCAGGCGCGCGGACTGCTGGGCGAGGCAGGGGTGGCGCTGGGAGAACCTGCGTGCCGGTAA
- a CDS encoding SDR family NAD(P)-dependent oxidoreductase, with translation MAIPSPRSGAAALITGASSGIGAELARGLVARGHDAILVARRRDRLTAYARELSAGGRRRIEVIAADVSDPDGRAGLLADLAQSGLEIDVLVACAGFGMGGPFIDADPGRIQELIRTNVEGTFLLTRALAPAMVARGEGAILLVSSMAGNQPMPNFGAYAATKAAVTSLAEALHWELGRHGVTVTGLCPGGVRTEFSEVAGMLGTESRTPSALMAEPAEIAEAGLRALAQSKRVVIPRRSVRAFAWVGSHAPRRMWLPLVGRMMGDGN, from the coding sequence ATGGCGATCCCCTCTCCCCGAAGCGGCGCGGCGGCGCTGATCACCGGTGCGTCCTCAGGCATCGGCGCCGAACTGGCGCGCGGCCTGGTTGCGCGCGGCCATGACGCCATCTTGGTGGCGCGGCGGCGTGATCGGCTGACGGCGTATGCCCGCGAGCTGTCCGCCGGCGGCCGGCGCCGCATCGAGGTGATCGCCGCCGATGTCAGCGATCCCGACGGCCGCGCCGGACTGCTCGCGGACCTGGCGCAGTCCGGTTTGGAGATCGACGTGCTGGTGGCATGCGCCGGGTTCGGGATGGGAGGACCGTTCATCGACGCCGACCCCGGGCGGATCCAGGAGCTGATCCGCACCAACGTCGAGGGAACTTTCCTGCTCACCCGGGCGCTCGCTCCCGCGATGGTGGCGCGGGGTGAAGGGGCGATTCTGCTGGTCTCATCGATGGCGGGCAACCAGCCGATGCCGAACTTCGGGGCGTACGCCGCGACGAAGGCGGCGGTGACCTCGCTCGCCGAAGCGCTGCACTGGGAGCTCGGGCGCCACGGGGTGACGGTCACCGGGTTGTGTCCCGGTGGCGTGCGAACCGAGTTCTCCGAGGTGGCGGGGATGCTCGGCACCGAGAGCCGCACCCCGAGCGCGTTGATGGCCGAGCCTGCCGAGATCGCCGAGGCCGGGTTACGGGCGCTCGCACAGAGCAAACGCGTCGTCATCCCGCGCCGAAGCGTTCGCGCCTTCGCCTGGGTGGGTAGCCACGCCCCGCGGCGAATGTGGTTGCCGTTGGTCGGCCGCATGATGGGCGACGGGAACTGA
- a CDS encoding SDR family NAD(P)-dependent oxidoreductase produces MSGELDGRVALVTGAASGIGAASAQALAEAGAAIAVTDVNIDSAEAVAAAIERTGGRALALRLDVADEEHWAAAMPVVRARLGPVTVLHSNAADVSIFDRDNDLLTLEVATWDRAFAVAARGSMLSAKHTLPDMIEAGRGSIIYTSSVKGRSGSTRQVAYSSAKGAIESLTRIIATTYGPSGVRCNAIAPGVVDTPAARANVSDELRRLIIEGQVVGRLAEPADIARVAVFLASDAAAMITGQVLVVDGGMTGHIPALSSR; encoded by the coding sequence ATGAGCGGCGAGCTCGACGGCCGGGTCGCGCTTGTCACCGGTGCCGCGTCCGGGATCGGCGCGGCAAGCGCGCAGGCGCTGGCCGAGGCGGGAGCGGCAATCGCGGTCACCGACGTCAACATCGACTCCGCCGAAGCCGTTGCCGCAGCAATCGAGCGAACCGGTGGGCGGGCCCTCGCGCTGCGGCTCGATGTGGCCGACGAAGAACACTGGGCCGCCGCGATGCCGGTCGTGCGCGCCCGGTTGGGGCCCGTCACGGTCTTGCACAGCAACGCCGCCGATGTCTCGATCTTCGACCGCGACAACGACTTACTGACGTTGGAGGTCGCGACGTGGGACCGCGCATTCGCCGTAGCGGCCCGCGGATCGATGCTCAGTGCCAAACACACCCTGCCGGACATGATCGAAGCCGGCCGGGGCAGCATCATCTACACCTCGTCGGTCAAAGGGCGCTCGGGCTCCACCCGCCAGGTCGCGTACTCGTCGGCGAAGGGCGCCATTGAGTCACTGACGCGCATTATCGCGACGACATACGGTCCGTCAGGTGTGCGTTGCAATGCAATCGCGCCGGGCGTTGTAGATACGCCGGCTGCGCGCGCGAACGTCTCTGACGAACTGCGCAGGCTGATCATCGAGGGCCAGGTAGTGGGTCGGCTCGCCGAACCGGCGGATATCGCCCGCGTCGCGGTCTTCCTTGCCTCCGACGCCGCCGCGATGATCACCGGTCAGGTTCTTGTCGTCGACGGCGGGATGACCGGACACATTCCGGCGCTGTCCTCACGGTGA
- a CDS encoding enoyl-CoA hydratase-related protein has protein sequence MPVTETVHDSGRLAGVAELVVESPPVNAYSIGDLAELTELLRSYERREEVRAVVLRAQGKGFCGGGDVKEVQSLPGFDGILGQARGSQDTSVAIAECAVPVIGCVHGYCVGLGVLLAGTCDVLIGSRGTRFVLAEADNGATTGAVQALGLLPERRLRSAMFTCEPFDIAELHSYGSVYHVEATADAALVRTYEVAATIAAKAPRVIRALKLTLNNTAGRDLRRLYRQELSYTFELNMLGDSSKARQTFLDGTRDSYMSDTSASSS, from the coding sequence GTGCCGGTAACCGAGACCGTCCACGACAGCGGCCGACTGGCGGGTGTCGCGGAACTGGTCGTTGAAAGCCCGCCGGTCAACGCCTATTCGATCGGCGACCTGGCCGAGCTGACCGAACTGTTGCGCAGCTACGAGCGTCGCGAAGAAGTCCGGGCCGTGGTGTTGCGAGCGCAGGGCAAAGGGTTTTGCGGCGGCGGTGACGTCAAAGAGGTGCAGAGCCTGCCGGGATTCGACGGCATCCTCGGTCAGGCTCGGGGGTCCCAGGACACCAGCGTGGCCATTGCCGAGTGCGCGGTTCCGGTCATCGGCTGCGTACACGGCTACTGCGTCGGCCTGGGGGTGCTGCTGGCCGGCACCTGCGATGTGCTGATCGGTTCCCGGGGAACACGATTCGTGCTCGCCGAGGCGGACAACGGCGCGACGACCGGCGCGGTGCAGGCGCTGGGCCTGCTGCCGGAACGCCGGCTGCGTTCGGCGATGTTCACCTGCGAGCCGTTCGACATCGCCGAGTTGCACAGTTATGGCAGCGTGTACCACGTGGAAGCGACGGCCGACGCCGCGCTGGTCAGAACCTACGAGGTCGCGGCGACGATCGCGGCCAAAGCGCCCCGGGTGATCAGGGCCCTCAAGTTGACGCTCAACAACACCGCGGGGCGCGACTTGCGCCGGCTGTATCGGCAGGAACTGAGCTACACCTTCGAGCTGAATATGCTCGGCGACAGCAGCAAAGCCCGCCAGACCTTTCTGGACGGCACCCGCGACAGCTACATGAGCGACACCTCCGCGTCGTCGTCGTGA
- a CDS encoding epimerase, producing the protein MKALVIGGSGATGVPVLQGLLQRGHDVTMLHRGVHEPADLPDVPHIHADPHFAESITEAVGDQSFDVVLAMYGRVAAIAEVFAGRCGQLISIGGVPAYRGCLQPETVTPYGMALNAREDGPLADGTEPVPRFAKLIRSAERAVLDRAASGAFRGTVIRYPAIYGPRNLVPWEWSVMRRIRDGRTRMILPDNGLWIISRAAGRNAAEVVLGAVDNPDVANGQAYNAGDDDQYTVRQWAEAIAQIMGGELEFVGIPGELAGSALIELLPPTGRPHILLDTNKAKRELGYCEVISARDAMVEAVEWLEAHPVTSEDYPLYPARFDYPAEDRLIEAYTQAVGWVRDQAPDEAPDVRHPMPHPKTVSVGRDQDGR; encoded by the coding sequence ATGAAAGCGCTTGTCATCGGCGGGAGCGGCGCAACCGGCGTCCCAGTACTGCAGGGACTTCTGCAACGGGGTCACGACGTGACCATGCTGCACCGCGGCGTGCACGAGCCGGCCGACCTGCCGGACGTTCCGCACATCCACGCCGACCCACACTTTGCCGAATCGATCACCGAGGCGGTGGGCGACCAGTCCTTCGACGTGGTGCTGGCGATGTACGGGCGAGTCGCTGCGATCGCGGAGGTGTTCGCCGGACGGTGCGGGCAGCTGATCAGCATCGGCGGGGTGCCGGCCTACCGCGGTTGTCTGCAGCCCGAAACCGTCACGCCCTACGGCATGGCGCTCAACGCGCGTGAGGATGGCCCGCTGGCCGACGGCACCGAACCGGTGCCGCGTTTCGCCAAGCTGATCCGGTCGGCCGAGCGCGCCGTCCTGGATCGGGCGGCGTCCGGCGCGTTCCGCGGCACGGTGATCCGGTACCCCGCGATCTACGGCCCACGCAACCTGGTGCCCTGGGAATGGTCTGTGATGCGCCGTATCCGCGACGGCAGGACCCGAATGATACTGCCCGACAACGGTTTATGGATCATCTCCCGGGCCGCTGGGCGTAACGCCGCCGAGGTCGTGCTCGGCGCCGTCGACAACCCTGACGTCGCCAACGGCCAGGCCTACAACGCCGGCGACGACGACCAATACACCGTGCGTCAGTGGGCCGAGGCGATCGCGCAGATCATGGGCGGTGAGCTCGAATTCGTCGGCATTCCCGGCGAGCTCGCGGGTTCGGCGCTGATCGAACTGTTGCCGCCGACCGGGCGGCCGCACATCCTGCTGGACACCAATAAGGCGAAGCGCGAGCTGGGCTACTGCGAGGTCATATCCGCCCGCGACGCGATGGTGGAGGCCGTAGAGTGGCTCGAGGCGCATCCGGTCACCAGCGAGGACTACCCGCTGTATCCGGCGAGGTTCGATTACCCGGCCGAGGACCGACTGATCGAGGCCTACACGCAGGCCGTCGGCTGGGTGCGAGACCAGGCCCCGGACGAGGCGCCAGACGTGCGTCACCCGATGCCCCATCCGAAAACCGTTTCCGTTGGCCGTGACCAGGACGGCCGTTGA
- a CDS encoding phytoene desaturase family protein, with amino-acid sequence MTNHAESLATYDAIVIGAGAGGMAAAARLNASGFTTLLVERYDRVGGRASTIDVDGFRVNTGALIIELGGENAKLFEDLGLTINARTPKRPLVLRLGRWDVPMMSGLTGLMFRALLALVGAVARRAPRMRPPRGISTAQWLSRLRAGAFLHGLVRNLTSAMFAAEPSDVEAAVFFDYLTKPKALDTYAMHPEGSIGPWRQLADHFEHNGGTLWLNSQVVALTFDDSGRVDGATIRRPDGTVRISARVVVSNAGPVATVRMCGDVNLPGGYAEHVRAQSNPSTLITVNFASEQPLGSVTGLVFFGPTRRLAYAANLTATCPEMAPAGWNLYAAASTPHPATGDFDVDHEVELLKADLHEHFPGFDSARILSVEICAGEDWPAQRAIAGRDLPQTTPIANLFNVGDGVREWATAGQSGCVQSARLVTERIRAAMSPSAQSVTRA; translated from the coding sequence GTGACCAATCACGCAGAGAGCCTGGCGACCTACGACGCGATAGTGATTGGCGCCGGGGCCGGCGGAATGGCCGCCGCGGCCCGGCTGAACGCCAGCGGCTTCACGACCCTGCTGGTGGAAAGATACGACCGTGTCGGCGGGCGGGCTTCCACCATTGATGTCGACGGATTCCGGGTCAACACCGGTGCCTTGATCATCGAGCTCGGTGGTGAAAACGCCAAGCTGTTCGAGGATCTCGGCCTCACCATCAACGCGCGGACGCCCAAACGGCCTCTAGTGCTGCGGCTGGGCCGCTGGGATGTGCCGATGATGAGCGGGCTGACGGGCCTGATGTTTCGCGCGCTGCTCGCGCTAGTCGGCGCCGTCGCTCGCCGCGCGCCACGGATGCGTCCGCCACGCGGTATCAGCACCGCGCAGTGGCTGTCCCGCCTGCGGGCCGGGGCCTTCCTCCATGGATTGGTTCGCAACCTCACCAGCGCGATGTTCGCCGCCGAACCCAGCGATGTCGAGGCAGCCGTATTCTTCGACTACCTCACCAAGCCCAAGGCGCTCGACACCTACGCCATGCATCCGGAGGGCAGCATCGGACCGTGGCGGCAGCTGGCAGATCACTTCGAGCACAACGGCGGCACGCTCTGGCTTAACAGCCAGGTCGTCGCGTTGACATTCGACGATTCGGGTCGGGTCGACGGTGCCACGATCCGCCGGCCCGACGGGACGGTCCGCATCAGCGCCCGCGTGGTGGTCAGCAACGCCGGACCGGTTGCGACGGTACGCATGTGCGGCGACGTCAACTTGCCCGGTGGTTACGCCGAACATGTTCGGGCACAGTCGAATCCGAGCACCCTGATCACCGTGAATTTCGCCAGCGAGCAGCCGTTGGGCTCGGTCACCGGCCTGGTGTTCTTCGGCCCTACCCGCCGGCTGGCCTACGCCGCCAATCTCACCGCGACATGTCCGGAGATGGCGCCCGCAGGATGGAACCTGTACGCGGCGGCCTCCACGCCGCACCCCGCGACCGGCGATTTCGACGTCGACCACGAGGTCGAGTTGCTGAAAGCGGATCTGCACGAACACTTTCCGGGCTTCGACTCCGCCCGCATCTTGTCGGTCGAGATCTGCGCAGGGGAGGACTGGCCCGCACAGCGAGCCATCGCCGGCCGCGATTTGCCGCAAACCACCCCGATCGCAAACCTTTTCAACGTCGGGGACGGCGTGCGTGAGTGGGCCACGGCAGGCCAGAGCGGCTGCGTGCAATCCGCACGCTTGGTGACCGAGCGAATCCGGGCCGCGATGTCGCCCTCGGCGCAAAGCGTCACCCGCGCCTGA
- a CDS encoding acyl-CoA reductase gives MKNTMTGFAAPAIIRGQLIDDDLVTFGGRGGTATFRAPDPHRLLGSLELSDPSRLREVQDLPFSEIVSYLAALGDALALPRNTHMQEALELSAQFSDMTPPLVRSSFEQLPALFSAAAVRELAETTIGIPYLEGWVPRVMADGRTASVRAFGARTVHIIAGNSPLIAALSIIRNAVGRSDAIIKTPSNDPLTALAIARTMRELDPAHPITRHLSVAYWKGGDTGFEERLFQPAGVEKIIAWGGLASVTHVLRYVQPGLELISLDPKRSATIIGPQAFASEEAFVDVALRTATDIGALNQLGCVNARVVYVASGTNPDGLELANRLGEAIYAQLQRLPERLSTPAKWSDPELVAEIDALRSSPDWYRVIGGRGGKGAVIVSQLDEPVDFSGRLSGRVANIVPIDDPADAIRGINAYTQTVGIYPESLKAQLREQLPLHGAQRLVSLGYAADPSVSLPQDGIEPMRRMVKWIVDERCEPDVVRPLWAGADSKEVR, from the coding sequence ATGAAAAACACCATGACCGGATTCGCCGCACCCGCGATCATCCGCGGGCAGTTGATCGACGACGACCTCGTAACATTCGGCGGCCGCGGCGGCACCGCCACCTTTCGGGCACCGGACCCGCACCGCCTGCTGGGTTCTTTGGAGCTGTCGGACCCCAGCCGGCTGCGCGAGGTTCAGGACCTGCCGTTCAGCGAGATCGTCTCCTACCTGGCGGCCCTCGGTGACGCGCTGGCGCTGCCCCGTAATACCCACATGCAAGAGGCGCTGGAGCTCTCCGCGCAGTTCTCCGACATGACCCCTCCGCTGGTCCGCTCATCGTTCGAACAGCTGCCGGCTCTGTTCAGCGCCGCCGCGGTGCGCGAACTTGCCGAGACCACAATCGGGATCCCGTACCTCGAGGGCTGGGTCCCTCGGGTAATGGCCGACGGCCGGACGGCGTCGGTCCGGGCGTTCGGCGCCCGCACCGTACACATCATCGCCGGCAACAGCCCACTGATCGCGGCGCTGAGCATCATCCGCAACGCGGTCGGGCGCTCGGACGCGATCATCAAAACCCCGTCCAACGATCCGCTGACCGCGCTTGCGATCGCCCGCACGATGCGCGAGCTCGACCCGGCGCACCCGATCACCCGTCATTTGTCCGTCGCGTACTGGAAGGGTGGGGATACCGGGTTCGAGGAGCGGCTCTTCCAGCCCGCCGGCGTTGAGAAGATCATCGCCTGGGGCGGGCTCGCCTCGGTCACCCATGTGCTCCGCTATGTCCAGCCGGGGCTCGAGCTGATCTCGCTCGATCCGAAACGCAGCGCGACGATCATCGGGCCGCAGGCTTTCGCGTCCGAGGAGGCGTTCGTCGATGTCGCGTTGCGTACGGCCACCGACATCGGTGCCCTCAACCAGCTCGGGTGCGTCAACGCGCGCGTTGTCTACGTAGCCAGCGGCACCAATCCCGACGGTCTCGAGCTTGCCAACCGGCTCGGCGAGGCGATCTATGCACAACTGCAGCGGTTGCCGGAGCGCCTCAGCACGCCTGCGAAATGGTCGGATCCAGAACTCGTCGCCGAGATCGACGCGCTGCGGTCCAGCCCCGACTGGTACCGGGTCATCGGCGGCCGCGGCGGCAAGGGGGCCGTCATCGTGTCGCAGCTCGATGAGCCGGTCGATTTTTCGGGACGGCTGTCGGGGCGGGTCGCCAACATCGTGCCCATCGACGATCCGGCAGACGCGATCCGCGGGATCAACGCGTACACCCAGACCGTTGGCATCTATCCCGAGTCGCTCAAAGCTCAGCTGCGGGAGCAACTTCCGTTGCACGGAGCTCAGCGCCTGGTGTCGCTGGGGTACGCGGCCGACCCGAGCGTGTCGCTGCCACAAGACGGAATCGAGCCGATGCGTCGAATGGTGAAGTGGATCGTCGACGAGCGGTGCGAACCCGACGTGGTTCGACCCCTGTGGGCCGGCGCCGACAGTAAGGAAGTCCGATGA
- a CDS encoding phosphotransferase encodes MTHIVDTTDELTPQWFTQVLRTNGALGAQDAVGSVDARVIGTGQAGFVARAQLGYAGGAAGPASLIVKLPSADASSRQMGAAMGIYESEVRFYQQVAPRLSAAIPAIYWGDVEPASGRFTLVLEDLQATSDVGDMVGGGNLTQAELAIGALPGLQAPIWNDPGLAELPWAGLARTELLFAAVEPLIEAFVARFHNRVDPTHLELAKRLAPAAAGSAQRLWGPPFVIAHGDYRLDNMMFARLGGAPPVSVIDWQGARLGPPLLDVAIYLGSCLGVDERRAHQDRLLHLYHDGLRAAGVDDFSFAQCQDSYRVSSLYPFLLTIAVSMTLQQTERGDQMWAQMFTNSASIVADTGADALLLS; translated from the coding sequence ATGACACATATCGTCGACACGACCGACGAGCTGACCCCGCAATGGTTCACACAGGTGTTGCGCACCAACGGCGCCCTCGGAGCGCAGGACGCGGTGGGCTCAGTCGATGCCCGGGTGATCGGTACCGGGCAGGCTGGGTTCGTTGCTCGCGCACAGTTGGGGTACGCCGGTGGCGCCGCCGGTCCGGCCTCGCTGATCGTGAAACTGCCCTCGGCAGATGCCAGTTCGCGGCAGATGGGTGCGGCGATGGGCATCTACGAATCCGAGGTTCGCTTCTATCAGCAGGTTGCGCCCAGACTCAGTGCCGCGATACCTGCCATCTACTGGGGCGACGTCGAGCCGGCCAGCGGGCGGTTCACGCTGGTGCTCGAAGATCTGCAGGCGACCTCGGACGTCGGCGACATGGTCGGCGGCGGAAACCTGACACAGGCCGAACTGGCGATCGGAGCGCTGCCCGGGCTACAGGCACCGATCTGGAACGACCCGGGCCTGGCAGAGCTGCCGTGGGCCGGCCTCGCGCGCACCGAATTGTTGTTTGCCGCCGTCGAACCCTTGATCGAGGCGTTCGTCGCTCGATTCCACAACCGGGTCGACCCCACTCATCTGGAGTTGGCCAAGCGGCTGGCTCCCGCCGCGGCCGGCAGTGCACAGCGGCTGTGGGGTCCGCCGTTCGTGATAGCCCACGGCGACTACCGGCTGGACAACATGATGTTCGCCCGACTCGGCGGGGCGCCACCGGTCTCAGTGATCGATTGGCAAGGCGCCCGGCTCGGACCACCTCTGCTCGACGTGGCGATCTACCTGGGGTCGTGCCTGGGCGTCGACGAGCGCCGGGCGCACCAGGACCGCCTGCTGCACCTGTATCACGACGGACTGCGGGCGGCCGGTGTCGACGACTTTTCCTTCGCCCAGTGCCAAGACAGCTACCGGGTGAGCTCGCTGTATCCGTTCTTGCTGACGATCGCGGTGTCGATGACGCTGCAGCAGACCGAGCGGGGTGATCAGATGTGGGCGCAGATGTTCACCAATTCGGCATCGATCGTCGCCGACACCGGCGCGGACGCGCTGCTACTGAGCTGA